One Setaria italica strain Yugu1 chromosome II, Setaria_italica_v2.0, whole genome shotgun sequence DNA segment encodes these proteins:
- the LOC101753998 gene encoding uncharacterized protein LOC101753998: MATKRGELGRQLPLRGPLKALEADIHHANAMADAIQRNYGGACVQMRLSFSSLAPFFLYLIQWLDCGCCYALPSYLGLFHILICKVYADGDSSVSTYERRASLREFYAIIYPILQQLESSLIERDLKGKGRCKDIVSRRRMDDWKKLSGKDVEREDECGICMETCTKMVLPNCSHAMCIKCYRDWYKRSESCPFCRGSLKRIRSRDLWVLTNYNDVIDPANLERENVRHFYSYIDSLPLILPDNIFFFYYDYLL; this comes from the exons ATGGCGACGAAGCGGGGCGAGCTGGGGCGGCAGCTCCCGCTGAGAGGCCCCCTCAAGGCCCTGGAGGCCGACATCCACCACGCCAACGCCAT GGCCGATGCCATTCAGAGGAACTATGGTGGAGCATGCGTGCAGATGAGGCTGTCGTTCAGCTCCCTGGCTCCATTCTTCCTGTACCTCATCCAGTGGCTGGATTGTGGGTGCTGTTATGCTCTTCCCAGTTACTTAGGACTCTTTCACATTCTTATATGCAAG GTATATGCTGATGGAGATAGCTCAGTGTCAACATATGAAAGGCGGGCAAGCCTTAGGGAATTCTATG CAATCATCTATCCTATTCTGCAGCAGCTTGAGAGTAGTTTGATCGAGAGAGACCTGAAAGGGAAGGGTCGATGCAAAGACATAGTAAGTAGGAGGCGGATGGATGATTGGAAGAAGCTTTCCGGCAAGGATGTGGAAAGGGAGGATGAATGCGGGATTTGCATGGAGACATGCACCAAGATGGTCCTGCCTAATTGCAGTCATGCAATGTGCATAAAATGCTATAGGGACTG GTATAAAAGATCAGAATCTTGCCCTTTCTGCCGAGGAAGCCTCAAAAGAATTCGCTCAAGAGACCTTTGGGTGCTTACAAATTACAATGATGTCATTGACCCTGCAAATTTAGAAAGAGAAAATGTGAGGCATTTCTATAGTTATATTGACAGCTTGCCCCTTATACTCCCTgataatattttctttttctattatGATTATCTGCTATAA
- the LOC101754393 gene encoding putative F-box/FBD/LRR-repeat protein At5g44950 — translation MEIVARRKKRKSKDRDSQGPPDRISGLPDCVLGHIVYLLPTVDGARTQILSSRWRRLWCSAPLNLDCHGFGAGARAACVDLMSRVRRAHGGAVGRLVLSTPRRPAVQPYLDRFLGSPALDGLQELEFFYHRSLPTALQQPTQPPFPPEARRFASTLSVASFGFCHFSEETARSLVFPVLKHLELKEVSISEDSLRSLLSGCMPCSGELATGQNLWLPALSAHLAEP, via the coding sequence ATGGAGATCGttgcgaggaggaagaagaggaagtcgAAAGATCGCGACAGCCAAGGACCCCCCGACCGCATCAGCGGCCTCCCCGACTGCGTCCTGGGCCACATCGTCTACCTCCTCCCCACCGTCGACGGCGCCCGCACCCAGATCCTCTCCTCCCGTTGGCGCCGCCTCTGGTGCTCCGCCCCGCTCAACCTCGACTGCCACGgcttcggcgccggcgcgcgggcaGCCTGCGTCGACCTCATGTCCCGCGTCCGCAgggcgcacggcggcgccgtcggccgccTCGTCCTGTCGACGCCCCGCAGGCCCGCCGTCCAGCCATACCTCGACCGCTTCCTCGGTTCCCCCGCCCTGGACGGCCTCCAAGAGCTCGAGTTCTTCTACCACCGTTCGCTGCCGACGGCCCTGCAGCAGCCGACGCAGCCGCCGTTCCCGCCGGAGGCGCGCCGCTTCGCGTCCACCCTTTCCGTTGCAAGCTTTGGCTTCTGCCATTTCTCCGAAGAGACTGCGCGCTCGCTCGTCTTCCCTGTTCTCAAGCATCTGGAGCTCAAAGAAGTCAGCATCTCGGAGGACTCTTTGCGGTCTTTGCTATCTGGCTGCATGCCATGTTCTGGAGAGCTTGCAACTGGACAGAACCTTTGGCTTCCGGCGCTTTCGGCTCATCTCGCCGAGCCTTAG
- the LOC101752759 gene encoding probable BOI-related E3 ubiquitin-protein ligase 3 isoform X2, with translation MWECIWASERKSTLLRTQNATELEGQQANGLPLDGINPVPFGFSLEQHRLQLDQVLQLYNEQVRVSLQQEMSIQNLTLLNLRTTDALIQKVEEVASLKEEVASLHVELQRKQGDIEAAQQFAVMVLETNESLIHRPPPMQQEMNLHISSNQSDAPGSGNEASSVVRTAAETTKIDLICKVCNFGLACMLLLPCQHLCACNPCGVRLAACPICGAVKGGAVEARFV, from the exons ATGTGGGAATGTATCTGGGCATCAGAGCGCAAGTCAACTTTGCTTCGTACACAGAATGCAACAGAGTTGGAG GGGCAACAAGCAAATGGCCTTCCTTTGGATGGCATAAATCCGGTGCCGTTTGGCTTCTCCCTTGAGCAGCACAGGCTGCAGTTGGATCAGGTCCTCCAACTCTAC AACGAGCAGGTTCGGGTGTCTCTGCAGCAGGAAATGTCTATACAGAACTTAACTCTACTGAACCTTCGGACAACTGATGCGCTGATTCAGAAGGTTGAAGAGGTAGCCAGCTTGAAAGAAGAGGTAGCCAGCTTGCATGTAGAGTTGCAGAGGAAGCAAGGAGATATAGAAGCTGCACAGCAGTTTGCTGTGATGGTTCTTGAAACGAATGAGTCACTTATCCACAGGCCTCCCCCGATGCAGCAGGAAATGAACTTACATATCTCATCTAACCAGTCAGATGCTCCAGGCTCTGGAAATGAAGCATCGAGCGTGGTGAGAACCGCAGCAGAGACAACCAAGATCGATCTCATCTGCAAGGTTTGCAACTTTGGTCTTGCTTGTATGCTGTTACTGCCGTGCCAGCACCTCTGCGCATGCAATCCATGCGGAGTCCGTCTCGCGGCATGCCCTATCTGCGGTGCTGTGAAGGGTGGTGCGGTCGAGGCCCGATTTGTCTAG
- the LOC101752759 gene encoding probable BOI-related E3 ubiquitin-protein ligase 3 isoform X1: MYLGIRAQVNFASYTECNRVGGSSFALYRTHLSVWSLVSAMDNLNSHSEHADQPQGQQANGLPLDGINPVPFGFSLEQHRLQLDQVLQLYNEQVRVSLQQEMSIQNLTLLNLRTTDALIQKVEEVASLKEEVASLHVELQRKQGDIEAAQQFAVMVLETNESLIHRPPPMQQEMNLHISSNQSDAPGSGNEASSVVRTAAETTKIDLICKVCNFGLACMLLLPCQHLCACNPCGVRLAACPICGAVKGGAVEARFV, from the exons ATGTATCTGGGCATCAGAGCGCAAGTCAACTTTGCTTCGTACACAGAATGCAACAGAGTTGGAG GTTCCTCCTTCGCACTGTATCGAACACACCTTTCAGTCTGGTCTCTGGTATCTGCAATGGACAACCTCAATAGCCATTCTGAACATGCCGATCAACCTCAGGGGCAACAAGCAAATGGCCTTCCTTTGGATGGCATAAATCCGGTGCCGTTTGGCTTCTCCCTTGAGCAGCACAGGCTGCAGTTGGATCAGGTCCTCCAACTCTAC AACGAGCAGGTTCGGGTGTCTCTGCAGCAGGAAATGTCTATACAGAACTTAACTCTACTGAACCTTCGGACAACTGATGCGCTGATTCAGAAGGTTGAAGAGGTAGCCAGCTTGAAAGAAGAGGTAGCCAGCTTGCATGTAGAGTTGCAGAGGAAGCAAGGAGATATAGAAGCTGCACAGCAGTTTGCTGTGATGGTTCTTGAAACGAATGAGTCACTTATCCACAGGCCTCCCCCGATGCAGCAGGAAATGAACTTACATATCTCATCTAACCAGTCAGATGCTCCAGGCTCTGGAAATGAAGCATCGAGCGTGGTGAGAACCGCAGCAGAGACAACCAAGATCGATCTCATCTGCAAGGTTTGCAACTTTGGTCTTGCTTGTATGCTGTTACTGCCGTGCCAGCACCTCTGCGCATGCAATCCATGCGGAGTCCGTCTCGCGGCATGCCCTATCTGCGGTGCTGTGAAGGGTGGTGCGGTCGAGGCCCGATTTGTCTAG